A region from the Streptomyces sp. 3214.6 genome encodes:
- a CDS encoding ATP-dependent Clp protease proteolytic subunit — MTPLTTLAPRAQEGDTPATRFDDHLAAQLLAQRIVFLGTQVDEVSANRVCAQLLILSAEDPRTDIALCINSPGGSVHAGLAIYDTMRLIPNDVSTLAMGFAASMGQFLLSVGAAGKRYALPNARVMMHQPSAGIGGTTADIEIQAENLDFTKRTIERITAEHTGQTPETISRDGDRDRWFTAEEAREYGMVDRVVESLADVRPAASKRRMGL; from the coding sequence ATGACTCCACTCACCACGCTCGCTCCCCGTGCCCAGGAGGGCGACACCCCGGCCACCCGCTTCGACGACCACCTGGCCGCCCAACTGCTCGCCCAGCGCATCGTGTTCCTCGGCACCCAGGTCGACGAGGTGTCCGCGAACCGCGTCTGCGCGCAGTTGCTGATCCTGTCGGCGGAGGATCCGCGCACCGACATCGCGCTGTGCATCAACAGCCCGGGCGGGTCGGTGCACGCGGGGCTCGCCATCTACGACACGATGCGGCTGATCCCCAACGACGTCTCGACGCTCGCCATGGGTTTCGCGGCCAGCATGGGCCAGTTCCTGCTCAGCGTCGGCGCGGCCGGCAAGCGGTACGCGCTGCCGAACGCGCGCGTCATGATGCACCAGCCGTCGGCCGGGATCGGCGGGACCACGGCGGACATCGAGATCCAGGCGGAGAACCTGGACTTCACCAAGCGGACCATCGAGCGCATCACCGCCGAGCACACCGGCCAGACGCCGGAGACCATCTCCCGGGACGGCGACCGCGACCGCTGGTTCACGGCCGAGGAGGCCAGGGAGTACGGCATGGTGGACCGGGTCGTGGAGTCCCTCGCGGACGTCCGCCCGGCCGCCTCCAAGCGACGGATGGGGCTGTGA
- a CDS encoding helix-turn-helix domain-containing protein, whose amino-acid sequence MSNQAPNHARVIPLRPPAVRPDTIAPAPASTAGSAPREPLWRDLVGDVLRRERQAQERTLKDVADSARISMPYLSEVERGRKEASSEVLAAAAHALGLGLGDLLARAQGELVRLSSRHSGRSRATTSSSHNGLCLAA is encoded by the coding sequence GTGAGCAACCAAGCGCCGAACCACGCCCGCGTGATCCCGCTGCGCCCGCCCGCCGTGCGCCCGGACACCATTGCCCCCGCCCCCGCCTCCACTGCCGGCTCCGCGCCGCGCGAGCCCCTGTGGCGCGACCTGGTCGGCGACGTCCTGCGTCGCGAACGCCAGGCCCAGGAGCGCACGCTCAAGGACGTCGCCGACTCGGCCCGGATCTCCATGCCGTACCTGTCGGAGGTGGAGCGCGGCCGCAAGGAGGCCTCCTCGGAGGTCCTCGCGGCCGCCGCCCACGCCCTCGGCCTGGGCCTGGGAGACCTGTTGGCCCGGGCCCAGGGAGAGCTGGTGCGGCTCAGCAGCCGGCACTCCGGCAGGAGCCGCGCGACGACGAGTTCGTCGCACAACGGGCTCTGCCTGGCCGCCTGA
- a CDS encoding RNA polymerase sigma factor SigF, whose amino-acid sequence MQTAVIRSEAKVVDDAAGASADGAPLPGIEAPRSVAPRDARELSRQFFQRLAVLEEGTHDYQYARNTLIEMNMSLVRFAAGRFRGRGDDMEDIVQTGMIGLIKAIDRFEVSREVEFTSFALPYIVGEIKRFFRDTTWAVHVPRRLQELRVELAKARDELAGRLDREPTVAELATLMNLSESQVVEAQIAANGYNSSSLDAALTGDGPEHGEAVLADFIGVEEEGLRLVEDFHSLAPLMAELSERDRQIIHLRFVEEATQAEIGERLGCSQMHVSRLIKRIIVRLRRGMLGELGCA is encoded by the coding sequence ATGCAGACCGCCGTGATCCGGTCGGAGGCCAAGGTCGTCGACGACGCCGCCGGGGCCAGCGCGGACGGCGCACCGCTGCCGGGGATCGAGGCGCCGCGCAGTGTGGCACCGCGCGACGCCCGCGAACTCTCCCGCCAGTTCTTCCAGCGGCTGGCCGTGCTCGAAGAGGGCACGCACGACTACCAGTACGCCCGCAACACGCTCATCGAGATGAACATGTCCCTGGTGCGGTTCGCCGCCGGCCGGTTCCGCGGTCGCGGGGACGACATGGAGGACATCGTCCAGACCGGGATGATCGGCCTGATCAAGGCCATCGACCGGTTCGAGGTCTCGCGCGAGGTGGAGTTCACGTCGTTCGCGCTGCCGTACATCGTCGGTGAGATCAAGCGCTTCTTCCGGGACACGACCTGGGCGGTGCATGTGCCGCGGCGGTTGCAGGAGTTGCGCGTGGAGTTGGCCAAGGCCCGCGACGAACTCGCCGGCCGACTGGACCGGGAGCCGACTGTGGCGGAGCTGGCCACGCTGATGAACCTCTCGGAGAGCCAGGTGGTCGAGGCGCAGATCGCCGCCAACGGCTACAACTCCTCCTCGCTGGACGCGGCGCTCACCGGCGACGGTCCGGAGCACGGGGAGGCGGTCCTCGCTGACTTCATCGGCGTGGAGGAGGAGGGGCTGCGGCTCGTCGAGGACTTCCACTCGCTCGCGCCGCTCATGGCCGAACTCAGCGAACGCGACCGGCAGATCATCCACCTGCGGTTCGTGGAGGAGGCCACCCAGGCGGAGATCGGCGAACGGCTCGGCTGCTCGCAGATGCATGTGTCCCGGCTGATCAAGCGGATCATCGTGCGGCTGCGCCGCGGGATGCTGGGCGAGCTGGGCTGCGCCTGA
- a CDS encoding ATP-binding protein, with protein sequence MFEHLGGAVIPTGFDVPVEPLRRAAHYTGEPGCIAEARSFAAHFVDQLRTEWCATIGDRASGEVLLVVSELVTNADRHSNGPYILELEGTDASVTVCVYDSSDALPLRFPKDPERIGRHGLEIVHALAAEITAERVPVGKRVRALLRFGG encoded by the coding sequence ATGTTCGAGCACCTGGGCGGGGCAGTGATACCGACTGGCTTCGACGTACCCGTGGAACCGCTACGGCGGGCGGCGCACTACACCGGGGAACCCGGCTGCATAGCCGAGGCCCGGTCCTTCGCCGCCCATTTCGTCGACCAGCTCAGGACGGAGTGGTGTGCCACGATCGGCGACCGCGCGAGCGGCGAGGTGCTGCTGGTGGTGAGTGAACTGGTCACCAACGCCGACCGGCACAGCAACGGGCCCTACATCCTGGAACTCGAAGGCACGGACGCCTCGGTCACGGTGTGCGTGTACGACAGCAGCGACGCGCTGCCCCTGCGGTTCCCCAAGGACCCCGAGCGGATCGGCCGGCACGGTCTGGAGATCGTGCACGCGCTGGCGGCGGAGATCACCGCGGAGCGCGTGCCGGTCGGCAAGCGGGTCCGTGCTCTGCTGAGGTTCGGCGGCTGA
- a CDS encoding ClpP family protease yields the protein MGSYTIPNVVERTPQGERSYDVFSRLLSERIIFLGTEIDDGVANVVIAQLLHLESAAPETEISIYLNSPGGSFTSLMAIYDTMTYVQSPISTFCVGQAASTAAVLLAGGDPGRRFVLEHARVLLGQPASGGRQGTVSDLALQAKEMVRIRGQVEEVLARHTRHDLATLRADMDRDKVFTAPEAVAYGLADEVVSRRLVTL from the coding sequence ATGGGGAGCTACACGATTCCGAACGTCGTCGAGCGCACCCCGCAGGGCGAGCGGTCCTACGATGTGTTCAGCCGACTGCTGTCCGAGCGCATCATCTTCCTCGGCACCGAGATCGACGACGGGGTCGCGAACGTCGTCATCGCGCAACTCCTCCATTTGGAGTCGGCGGCCCCGGAGACCGAGATCTCGATCTACCTCAACTCCCCCGGCGGATCGTTCACTTCACTGATGGCGATCTACGACACGATGACGTACGTGCAGTCGCCGATCTCGACGTTCTGCGTCGGGCAGGCGGCGTCCACGGCGGCGGTGCTGCTGGCCGGCGGCGATCCGGGGCGGCGGTTCGTGCTGGAGCACGCGCGCGTGCTGCTCGGGCAGCCCGCCAGCGGCGGCCGGCAGGGCACGGTCTCCGACCTCGCGCTGCAGGCCAAGGAGATGGTCCGCATCCGCGGCCAGGTCGAGGAGGTGCTGGCCCGCCACACCCGCCACGACCTCGCGACCCTGCGCGCGGACATGGACCGCGACAAGGTGTTCACCGCGCCGGAGGCGGTGGCGTACGGACTGGCCGATGAGGTGGTGAGCCGGCGTCTCGTGACGTTGTGA